A genomic segment from Echeneis naucrates chromosome 20, fEcheNa1.1, whole genome shotgun sequence encodes:
- the adgrg2a gene encoding adhesion G-protein coupled receptor G2 isoform X2, giving the protein MVGQLEKLLDGPTVSQAVGQNAVKVISGLMEGDSAALSASANRLIRLVDNLGLKLVVSGDREILSSNSLVLAVRTVDGTNFLETSVTIYNTDNVQFGTLSRSRLQRSGAALGSVFLPSTLTASLSPEQQQQASRVQFTFYNRSALFQDVTLNNTVRVSPVLSSSVANLSISNLTEDIRFTIRNRPIQENFSASCVFWNFTMNGERGGWSPAGCSVVNVTAEETTCSCNHLTSFAILLDLSRKETIDPQHAQALTFISYIGCGISAIFLGVTLLTYLSFQKLLREIPAKILVHRCMSLLLLNLVFLMDSWLSLHSSKELCISTAAFLHYFLLTSFTWAGLEALHMYLSIVQVFTPYLSRYMLKFFLMGWGIPLPVVIITLSVSDTYGLVTYGKYANATTDDFCWLKSDIAFYVGVVAYFVVIFALCLLVFIIVMVQLARIKRQNPQNQLPNRSVMHDLRSIAGLIILLGLTWGFALFAWGPLYLPFVYLFSIFNSLQGFLVFLLHCAVKENVRRQWRTYLCCGRLRLPENSDWSHTATKKNRNQSLITVHSIVQPFTRRKASLTSNGTNISGTVFADSGASESSNSDVALNELHRRTLSRQVHRGWRETTEKAALSSGCWN; this is encoded by the exons ATGGTGGGGCAGTTGGAGAAGCTTCTGGATGGCCCGACGGTTTCCCAGGCTGTGGGGCAAAACGCTGTGAAGGTCATCAGCGGCCTGATGGAGGGCGACTCAGCGGCCCTGTCCGCATCTGCTAATAG GCTGATTCGACTCGTGGATAATCTGGGTCTCAAACTGGTCGTCAGTGGCGACAGAGAGATCCTCTCTTCAAATTCGCTGGTTCTGGCGGTCAGGACGGTGGACGGGACCAACTTTTTGGAAACATCTGTGACCATCTACAACACAGATAATGTCCAG ttTGGTACTCTCAGCAGGTCCCGGCTCCAACGGTCAGGTGCAGCTCTGGGGTCTGTATTCTTGCCCTCCACCCTCACTGCCAGTCTTAGTCCTGAGCAGCAACAACAGGCCAGCAGGGTCCAATTCACTTTCTATAACAGAAGCGCCCTTTTCCAG GATGTAACTTTAAACAATACAGTCCGTGTGAGTCCAGTTCTGAGCTCCAGCGTTGCCAATTTGTCAATAAGCAACTTGACCGAGGACATTCGGTTTACCATCCGAAACCGCCCCATACAA GAAAACTTTTCGGCCTCCTGTGTGTTTTGGAACTTCACAATGAATG GTGAAAGAGGAGGCTGGAGCCCCGCTGGTTGTTCTGTCGTCAATGTCACAGCAGAAGAAACGACCTGCAGCTGCAACCACCTCACTTCATTTGCAATACTGCtg GATTTGTCCAGGAAAGAAACGATTGACCCTCAGCATGCACAAGCTCTTACCTTCATCTCGTACATCGGCTGTGGAATCTCTGCTATATTTCTTGGTGTCACCTTATTGACGTACCTTTCATTTCA aaaactACTGCGAGAAATTCCTGCCAAAATCCTGGTCCACCGCTgcatgtccctcctcctcctgaaccTGGTCTTCTTGATGGACAGCTGGCTCTCACTCCACTCGTCCAAAGAGCTTTGCATCAGCACCGCTGCCTTCCTGCACTACTTCCTGCTGACATCATTCACGTGGGCCGGCCTGGAGGCTCTGCACATGTACCTGAGCATTGTCCAGGTGTTCACTCCTTACCTGAGCAGATACATGCTCAAGTTCTTCTTGATGGGCTGGG GTATCCCTTTACCCGTCGTGATCATTACACTATCAGTGAGCGACACCTACGGTCTGGTTACATATGGAAAATATGCAAATGCTACTACAGATGACTT CTGTTGGCTGAAAAGTGACATCGCCTTCTATGTTGGTGTGGTGGCCTACTTCGTCGTCATCTTTGCCCTGTGCTTGCTGGTCTTCATCATTGTTATGGTGCAGCTGGCCCGGATCAAGAGGCAGAACCCGCAGAACCAGCTTCCAAACAGGAGCGTGATGCACGACCTACGCAGCATCGCTGGCCTCATCATCCTGCTCGGCCTCACGTGGGGGTTTGCTCTGTTCGCCTGGGGACCGCTCTACTTACCCTTCGTTTACCTTTTCTCCATATTCAACTCTCTTCAAG GtttccttgtgtttcttttgCACTGTGCTGTGAAGGAGAATGTCCGCCGGCAGTGGAGGACTTATCTCTGCTGTGGAAGACTGCGATTGCCAGAAAACTCAG ATTGGAGTCACACGGCCACCAAGAAGAACCGGAATCAATCCCTCATCACGGTACACAGCATCGTTCAGCCCTTCACCCGTCGAAAGGCCTCGCTCACGAGCAACGGCACCAATATCAGCG GCACCGTGTTTGCAGACAGCGGAGCGTCCGAGAGCTCCAACAGCGACGTCGCCCTCAACGAGCTCCACCGACGAACTCTGTCACGGCAAG TTCACAGAGGCTGGAGGGAAACGACAGAGAAAGCAGCGCTTTCCAGTGGATGTTGGAATTAG